The genomic DNA TTCTGTTAGATTCTGTGGATGGAAGTGCAAAATCATGTGTAGCGAAATTCATGCCAGGTTGAGATAAATACGAGGAGGCATGGACTGCGCTCCAGGAGCGTTTTGGTCGTGTATACACAGTGGTATCAGCTGCGAAGAAACGTATAGATCAGTTTCCGACCATAGTGAAAGAAAATAGTGTGCAGATCCGGCAGTATCAAGAAATAGTTTCTGAATTAATAGGcattttcaaagagcataacTTTCTTCACGAGCTTAGCTCGCAAGTCCCTGAAGCAACTGTTTCTAAACATCCCATACGCCTTTGCGGGAGATGGGTCGAGTTTGTTGAAGGAAAACCGAAATTGCCAACCTGGGATTCATTTGCAAATTGACTAGAGAAAGAGGCAAAAATTAGTGAGTCCAAGCAGCAGTGGATGCCAGAGAAGAGAGAGTGGAATCATTCAGATACATCTAAAGTTGATAGGCGTAAGGCAGCTGACAAATCCCTACCTGGGCTGTTTGCAGGAGCCACGGGAGAATCTTTACATGCCAGCTGTGGAACAAAGTGCCCAATTCACCAGTCCACTAATCACACTTTGCAAGAGTGCAAACGATTTCAGAGAATGTTTTCAAAGAAGGAGACAGTTGTCGAGGAACACAAACTATGCTTATGTTGTCTATTACCCAGTCATCGTCTGCGTAAATGTCGTAGTAAGAATAGATGCAAAGTTGAAAACTGTGACATGCGTCATCATACCCTTGTACATGAAGTCGACTTGAGATTTATTGAACAGGCAAAAGCGAAACATGAATCAGAACAAGTGCCAGAAGTTGAGAGAAACCCAGCTCCTGTCTCCCTGGAAGGTAGAGACTCATCACCACGTCAGGCTGTGGAGCCTTTTGAGGAGTATCAACAATCAGCATACATAGGTTGTGAGACTGGTGGTCTTGCTTTGGTTGAAGTACCTCCCATAGTTGTCTTTGGAGAAACAGGAAAACAGCAGGTGATGGCATTGCATGACTCAGGCTGTAACACAACGCTTATAGATGAAAGCTTAGCGCTCTCACTTGGGCTTCAAGGCAAAGAGGTAGATCTCGAAATTCAAGGAGTAAATGCGCCATACGCATCTGTGGAGGAAAATGAAGCCCCTTTTGCCAACTAGTTCAGGTAAAAACATACAAGGCGTCATCCTCGTTGAGGACAGTGGCGTTGTTTCCGACCCTGGGCGTGTGGCCGAAGTCTTTAGTGATTACTTTGCCAATATTATCCAGCTAGGGCATAGATCTGACACTGATTACACTGACCATCCGAGTATAAGGGCAATAAGCAATGTTCGTTTCTCAAGCGAGTTTAATTACTCCCCAGTCAGTACTTCATATATCTGTAACATTTTAGATCACCTTAATCCGAGAAAGGCAGTTGGGGTAGACGGCATTTCACCACGAATCTTGCGTTTGGGATCCCCAGTACTTGCCGAAAAGGTGACTAATTTGATCAACTTTTGTATCCTGAATCGTTCATTGCCGTCTGAATGGAAGCAAGCGCGCCTTACTCCTGTCTTCAAACGGGGAGTTGACACGGACAAAGCAAACTACCGCCCTGTCTCAATATTAACTTCGCTATctaaagtgtttgagaaagtcATTTACGACCAAACTTGGAATGCATTTCATAACGTTTTGTCTTCAAACTTATCTGGATTTATGAAAACTCACTCTTGCTGCACTGCATTGCTAAAAATGACGGAAGATTGGAGGAGCAGTATTGATAACAAGGAAGCTGTAGCGGCGGTCGCTGTGGACTTGA from Montipora foliosa isolate CH-2021 chromosome 7, ASM3666993v2, whole genome shotgun sequence includes the following:
- the LOC138009620 gene encoding uncharacterized protein, whose product is MPEKREWNHSDTSKVDRRKAADKSLPGLFAGATGESLHASCGTKCPIHQSTNHTLQECKRFQRMFSKKETVVEEHKLCLCCLLPSHRLRKCRSKNRCKVENCDMRHHTLVHEVDLRFIEQAKAKHESEQVPEVERNPAPVSLEGRDSSPRQAVEPFEEYQQSAYIGCETGGLALVEVPPIVVFGETGKQQVMALHDSGCNTTLIDESLALSLGLQGKEVDLEIQGVNAPYASKVFASQHIKKCHVPRVGKEEVKYSLRDVKTIPSLNGPDQKLKWSTIKHEYQHLKNLDLRDTDTGPVQLIIGANNSTKTNSETLRSTGT